One Nicotiana tomentosiformis chromosome 4, ASM39032v3, whole genome shotgun sequence genomic window carries:
- the LOC138910282 gene encoding uncharacterized protein codes for MAAPPNFEEGQSTYRLPRFNGQYYGWWKTRMHDFIMAEDSELWDVICDGPFVPTKTSGNPAVTIPKTRKEFNGADRKAIEKNFCAKKILVCGIGPDEYNRISACQSSKEI; via the coding sequence atggctgctccaccaaactttgaagaaggtcaatctaCCTACAGGCTACCAAGATTCAATGGCcaatactatggatggtggaagactAGAATGCATGACTTCATCATGGCTGAAGACTCAGAGCTCTGGGACGTCATCTGCGATGGACCCTTCGTTCCCACAAAAACCAGTGGCAACCCAGCTGTAACAATCCCCAAAACAAGAAAGGAGTTCAATGGTGCTGACCGCAAGGCCATAGAAAAGAACTTTtgtgcaaagaaaattcttgtctGTGGTATCGGTCCTGATGAATACAATAGGATCTCAGCATGCCAATCTTCTAAGGAGATCTAG
- the LOC138910283 gene encoding proline-rich receptor-like protein kinase PERK2: MPSRRRIAMAYTYCSPPPPTLPSNDPKPPPPVAAVPSTTPPNLTPPGGSKDTPPTYPPPTLPTPTSPPPQTPTSPPNNSNSPPLSPPQITPSSPPNNSKSPLSPPQTPSSPSPNNSKIPLSPTYSPPNASQSPASSPRTPPSEGGKVPYSLSPPSALTPLPTPNIPSTTFSPPQKKKKRVRVPATNA, translated from the coding sequence ATGCCTTCCCGTAGGCGCATTGCAATGGCTTATACTTATTGTTCTCCACCTCCACCAACCCTGCCGTctaatgatccgaaaccaccacCTCCGGTGGCGGCGGTTCCTTCAACTACACCGCCAAATTTAACACCTCCTGGTGGTAGTAAGGATACACCACCTACATACCCTCCTCCAACATTGCCAACACCAACATCTCCTCCACCACAAACACCGACTTCACCACCAAACAATTCCAATAGTCCTCCTCTTTCACCTCCACAAATTACTCCGAGTTCACCACCAAACAATTCCAAGAGTCCTCTTTCACCACCACAAACTCCGAGTTCACCATCACCAAACAATTCCAAGATTCCACTTTCACCAACTTATTCACCACCAAATGCCTCGCAATCTCCAGCTTCTTCACCAAGAACACCACCTTCAGAAGGTGGTAAAGTTCCTTATTCACTCTCTCCACCTTCAGCATTAACACCACTTCCCACACCAAATATTCCGTCGACTACTTTTTCTCCTCCACAA